Proteins encoded together in one Benincasa hispida cultivar B227 chromosome 1, ASM972705v1, whole genome shotgun sequence window:
- the LOC120081593 gene encoding pentatricopeptide repeat-containing protein At1g63330-like, producing the protein MQVESSYNLGRFSMIVNVRRLQNSFKVHWSSSLSPSQTLILKFLNEYCSSSSSDSGTHAFDYIAQFLPSNDGTLKLISVNSVNTNDRRRVTVGLSKAIKLYQGYALKGLSRNFCPFLLVEIMKLFECRETAFAFFKLAFKDDSEETVRSCCIVAHLLAAERLRFLAQDIISWVVARIGPGRSKNLAAFMWDGHCEYESDLSVLDTLMRAFMKSEMHFEALEILSKMREVGVTPNASAISILFRLLLRAGDYGAVWKLFGDLVRKGPRPNNYMFNVMILEFCRKGWTRIGEGLLHVMRKFRCEPDVYSYNIVINANCLKGRSSDALHLVNLMIANGCKPSIATLSTIIDAFCKEGNIELARKIFDEIEDIGLSQNTIVYNSMINGYVKARDIGQANLLFEEMRTKDIVPDGITFNILVAGHYRYGRLEDGDRLLRDLSVSGLLHDSSLCDVTVAGLCWAGRYDEAMQFLEDLLEKGIPPSVVAFNSIIAAYGSAGLEERAFYAYGTMVKFGLTPSSSTCSSLLISLVRKGSHDEARIVLYDMIAKGFPVTSMAFTVLLDGYFRIGHINTAESLWNEMKGRGVFPDAVAFAAFINGLCMSGLMEDAYDVFSDMLKKGFVPNNFVYNSLIGGFCKVGKLNEALKLEREMKKRGLLPDIFTTNMIIGGLCKQGRMKLATETFMDMYRVGLSPDIVTYNTLIDGYCKAFDMVGADDLVMKMSDSGWEPDIMTHNIRIHGFCTARKIDRAVMILEELVSAGVVPNTVTYNTMINAVCNIILDHAMILTAKLLKMAFVPNIVTANVLLSQFCKQGMPEKAIFWGQKLSEIHVDFDETTNKIMNRAYRVLQEGGELISTSYEKSVFMDFLMYITYDYFCRTKPLRENDDRSTFETSISVSSIRSLKYKLSYSII; encoded by the coding sequence ATGCAAGTCGAAAGCTCTTATAATCTGGGCCGTTTTTCAATGATTGTCAATGTGCGTCGCCTACAGAACTCTTTTAAGGTACACTGGTCTTCTTCTCTGAGTCCATCCCAAACCCTAATCCTTAAATTCTTAAACGAGTACTGTTCTTCGTCTTCTTCTGATTCGGGCACTCATGCTTTTGATTATATTGCTCAATTTTTGCCTTCCAACGATGGTACTTTGAAATTGATCTCTGTGAATTCCGTGAATACAAATGACCGGCGTCGAGTCACTGTTGGGTTATCCAAAGCGATTAAGCTGTATCAGGGATACGCATTGAAGGGATTATCGAGAAATTTCTGTCCCTTTTTATTGGTTGAGATTATGAAACTGTTTGAATGTCGGGAGACCGCGTTTGCGTTCTTCAAGCTAGCATTTAAGGACGACTCTGAAGAGACTGTTAGGTCTTGTTGTATAGTGGCACATCTCTTAGCTGCAGAACGACTTCGTTTTCTCGCTCAAGATATTATTTCGTGGGTTGTTGCAAGAATTGGTCCAGGTAGGAGCAAGAATTTGGCGGCATTTATGTGGGATGGTCACTGTGAATACGAATCTGATCTTTCAGTTTTAGACACTCTAATGCGGGCGTTTATGAAGTCGGAAATGCATTTTGAGGCATTAGAAATATTGAGTAAGATGCGGGAGGTGGGAGTGACACCAAATGCATCGGCCATTTCGATTCTTTTTAGATTGCTTCTTAGAGCTGGTGATTATGGTGCTGTATGGAAGTTGTTTGGGGATTTGGTTCGAAAGGGACCTCGCCccaataattatatgtttaacgTAATGATTCTTGAGTTTTGTAGAAAAGGTTGGACTAGAATTGGAGAAGGTCTATTGCATGTAATGAGGAAATTTAGATGTGAACCAGATGTTTATTCGTATAATATTGTGATAAATGCAAACTGCTTAAAAGGGCGATCATCAGATGCACTtcatttggtgaatttgatGATCGCAAATGGCTGTAAACCTAGTATTGCTACACTCAGTACCATCATCGATGCCTTCTGCAAGGAGGGAAACATAGAGTTAGCTAGGAAAATTTTTGATGAAATTGAAGACATAGGTCTTTCTCAAAATACTATAGTCTATAATAGCATGATCAATGGGTATGTCAAGGCAAGAGACATTGGTCAAGCAAACTTGCTATTTGAAGAAATGAGGACCAAGGATATAGTTCCAGATGGCATTACTTTCAATATATTGGTTGCTGGTCATTACAGATATGGAAGGTTGGAGGATGGGGATCGATTATTAAGGGATTTATCTGTGTCTGGGTTGCTTCATGATTCTTCCCTATGTGATGTAACTGTTGCAGGATTGTGCTGGGCAGGTAGGTATGATGAAGCCATGCAGTTTTTAGAGGATTTACTCGAGAAAGGAATTCCTCCAAGTGTGGTTGCTTTTAATTCCATTATTGCAGCATACGGCAGTGCAGGTTTAGAAGAGAGGGCATTTTATGCCTATGGTACAATGGTGAAATTTGGTTTAACCCCTTCATCTTCCACATGCAGTTCCTTGCTTATCAGCCTAGTTAGGAAGGGGAGCCATGACGAAGCAAGGATAGTTTTGTACGATATGATAGCAAAAGGATTCCCTGTCACTAGCATGGCTTTTACAGTTCTTTTGGATGGGTACTTCAGGATAGGACACATTAATACGGCTGAAAGTTTGTGGAATGAGATGAAGGGTAGGGGGGTTTTTCCAGATGCTGTTGCATTTGCAGCTTTTATTAATGGGCTCTGTATGTCTGGTTTGATGGAGGATGCTTATGATGTATTCTCTGACATGTTGAAAAAAGGGTTTGTGCCTAATAATTTTGTGTACAATTCCTTGATCGGTGGATTCTGTAAAGTGGGTAAACTAAATGAAGCTCTAAAGTTGGAGAGGGAAATGAAGAAAAGGGGACTTCTTCCAGATATTTTTACAACGAATATGATAATTGGTGGGTTATGCAAACAAGGTAGGATGAAGTTAGCAACTGAGACATTCATGGACATGTATAGGGTGGGTTTATCTCCTGATATTGTCACTTACAACACATTGATTGATGGTTACTGTAAAGCATTTGACATGGTTGGTGCAGATGATTTGGTGATGAAAATGTCAGATAGTGGGTGGGAACCTGATATCATGACTCATAATATACGAATTCATGGTTTCTGCACTGCCCGAAAAATCGATCGGGCTGTGATGATACTTGAGGAGCTTGTTTCAGCCGGAGTTGTTCCAAACACTGTAACATACAATACTATGATCAATGCTGTCTGTAATATCATCTTGGATCACGCTATGATTTTAACTGCAAAATTGCTTAAGATGGCGTTTGTTCCAAATATTGTGACAGCAAATGTGTTGTTGTCTCAATTTTGCAAGCAAGGGATGCCAGAGAAAGCCATATTTTGGGGTCAGAAGTTGAGTGAGATTCATGTAGATTTTGATGAAAcgacaaataaaataatgaacagGGCCTACCGTGTTTTACAAGAAGGTGGCGAGCTTATTAGTACATCATACGAGAAAAGCGTGTTTATGGATTTTCTCATGTATATTACTTATGATTATTTTTGTAGAACTAAACCCTTAAGAGAAAATGATGATAGATCAACATTTGAAACTAGTATTTCAGTCAGTTCAATACGTTCATTGAAGTATAAGCTTTCTTATTCAATTATTTGA
- the LOC120081600 gene encoding probable serine/threonine-protein kinase PBL19: MKCFFYFKGKSRSRHQRSAPELKEQQESEFSGCSRTAASSCSVTSPRSVPELYEERAHNLRVFSFTELRRATHDFNRLLKIGQGGFGSVFKGSIKPVDGKGDPLVVAIKQLSKDGLQGHKQWLAEVQFLGIVEHPNLVKLIGYCAVDGSRAIQRLLVYEYMPNRSLEDHLFNKALPALAWKTRLQIVLGAAQGLAYLHEGLEVQIIYRDFKSSNVLLDENFHPKLSDFGLAREGPEVGRTHVSTAVMGTNGYAAPDYIETGHLTAKSDVWSLGVVLYEILTGRRSLERNRSRPEQKLVEWVKHFNPDSKKFRLIIDPRLENQYPINAARKLAKLADTCLAKNAKDRPSMAEVVNRLKQIIIAEDGSEPYEQSPDSVTDEPDMEREPEKVEAPESWRRRMSHLQKLGEHVEGASRRRFMIMQRAKVP; encoded by the exons ATGAAGTGCTTCTTCTACTTCAAAGGCAAGTCCAGGAGTAGGCATCAAAGATCGGCACCTGAATTGAAAGAGCAGCAAGAATCTGAGTTTTCGGGGTGTAGTCGGACCGCTGCTTCATCGTGTTCTGTGACTTCTCCTCGGAGTGTACCTGAATTGTATGAAGAGAGAGCACATAATTTGAGAGTATTCTCATTTACAGAGCTGAGACGGGCAACACATGACTTCAACAGGCTTCTTAAGATTGGACAAGGGGGATTTGGGAGTGTCTTTAAAGGCTCAATTAAGCCTGTTGATGGGAAGGGGGATCCCCTTGTTGTTGCTATCAAGCAACTGAGCAAGGATGGCTTACAG GGCCACAAGCAGTGGCTGGCTGAAGTTCAATTTCTTGGTATTGTGGAGCATCCAAATCTTGTCAAACTCATAGGATACTGTGCTGTGGATGGATCAAGAGCAATTCAAAGACTGCTTGTTTATGAGTATATGCCAAATAGAAGCTTGGAAGATCATCTCTTCAACAAGGCGCTACCAGCACTCGCTTGGAAAACAAGACTGCAGATAGTACTTGGAGCAGCTCAGGGATTGGCTTATCTGCATGAAGGATTGGAAGTTCAG ATAATATACAGAGATTTCAAGAGCTCAAATGTGTTACTGGATGAGAACTTTCATCCCAAACTTTCAGATTTTGGGCTTGCCAGGGAAGGGCCAGAAGTCGGGCGTACCCATGTTTCAACCGCA GTAATGGGGACAAATGGATATGCAGCTCCAGATTACATTGAGACAGGCCATCTCACGGCAAAAAGCGATGTATGGAGCCTTGGTGTTGTGCTGTATGAGATTCTGACAGGAAGACGGTCGTTGGAGAGAAATCGTTCAAGACCGGAGCAGAAACTTGTGGAATGGGTCAAACATTTCAATCCTGACAGCAAAAAGTTTAGATTGATAATAGATCCTCGGCTTGAAAACCAGTATCCTATCAATGCAGCTAGAAAACTAGCCAAGTTAGCAGATACTTGCCTGGCTAAGAATGCGAAGGATAGGCCCTCGATGGCTGAGGTAGTGAACAGATTGAAGCAGATCATCATAGCTGAGGATGGCAGCGAACCTTATGAGCAAAGTCCTGATTCTGTCACTGACGAACCTGACATGGAAAGAGAGCCAGAGAAAGTGGAAGCACCAGAATCGTGGAGAAGGCGAATGAGCCACCTGCAGAAACTGGGAGAGCATGTGGAGGGTGCAAGTAGAAGAAGATTTATGATAATGCAAAGAGCAAAAGTGCCTTAA